The genome window TGAAGACATACTCGGGGATGAAAATGGGGTTTTTTAGAAAAATATTCAAAAAACCAGAAAGAGACATTGATAAAATTGAAATAGTCTCAAGAAAGCCAGTTGGAAAGTTTAGGGTTCTTCAGATTTTCCAAATTTTAGGGAGGCAGGTTTTAAGCGGAGAAGTTCTTGAGGGTATTATATATCCGGGATACAAGGTCAAGGGAAAAGACGTTGGAGTAGTAATGGCGATTGAAAAAGAGCATAGAAGAGTTGACTTTGCAGTTTCTGGAGATAGTGTGGCGCTAATTCTCGAGAATAAGATGGGAGTTGAAAAAGGCGAGGTTCTTGAGGTCTACCAATCCTAACTTAAGGC of Thermococcus sp. M39 contains these proteins:
- the pbp11 gene encoding tRNA-binding protein Pbp11, whose translation is MGFFRKIFKKPERDIDKIEIVSRKPVGKFRVLQIFQILGRQVLSGEVLEGIIYPGYKVKGKDVGVVMAIEKEHRRVDFAVSGDSVALILENKMGVEKGEVLEVYQS